TACCAATTCCTCCCTTAAATATAGAACGTAAAAACACCCTGCACCAATTGGTGCAGGGTGTTTCACTATCTGTTTATTAATGTGTACAGCTGCTGTTGCTGATTTTTGATCCTGTTTCGCCGCTCAGGAGATTTCCGCCTGTAGAAGTAATGACTTCGTCTGTTACAGTGTTGGAAATCGTATTAGCCACAATCTGCAGCAATTCATTAACATCCACCTGGGATTGCTTGAATTCCTGAACAACCGGGATTTCATCCAGCTGCTGTTCCAATTGGGCAATTTTTTCTTCCGTTTTCTTTAATGCTTCAGCTTTACCATAGTGCTGAAGATTCACAGCCTGCTTTTGCAAGCCTTTGATTGTTGTAATGGTAGCACTAACCTTATCGTTTTCATTAATCTGTGCTTCAGCACGCTTGAAGAAATCCACTTCTTCTGTCTCTGCAATCATGCGTGCCAATTCCTTAGCACGTTCTACAATCTCATCTTTTGTGTATTTAGCCATTACTGCTTCACCTCAACCGCGTCTAGTTCTTCTACCATTTCTCCGTTTAGGGACCAAGTCTTCGCATCAGTTACTTTGACATTCACAATTTTGCCGATCGCTGTTTTCGGTCCCTTAAAGTTTACCAGCTTGTTCTTTCTTGTGTACCCTGCAAGAATTTCAGGATTGTTCTTGCTTTCCCCTTCCACAAGAACTTCGACAGTCTGGCCTTTATATTTTTTCATTGCTTCTGCCGATAATTCATTAACAACTGCATTCAGGCGCTGAAGACGTTCTTTCTTCACTTCCATTGGCACATTATCCACCATTTTGGCCGCTGGTGTGCCTTCACGAGGTGAGTAAATGAATGTATAAGCAGCTTCAAAGCCTACCTCCCGATACAGGGATATTGTTTCTTCGAATTGCTCTTCTGTCTCATTAGGATAGCCGACGATGATATCAGTTGTGAAAGTAGCCTCTGGAATAGCCGCTTTAATCTTGCGAACAAGTTCCAAGTATTGTTCCCTTGTATATTTACGGGCCATGATTTTCAGTACATCTGTTGAACCCGATTGAACTGGAAGGTGAATATGCTCTACCAGATTGCCGCCTTTGGCCAGCACTTCAATCAGATGATCATCAAAGTCGCGCGGATGACTTGTTGTAAAGCGGACTCGCGGAATGTCTATTTTGCGCATTTCATCCATTAAATCGCCAAGACCGTAATTCATATCCTCAAAGTCTTTTCCATACGCGTTTACGTTTTGCCCAAGCAGGGTAATTTCCTGGTAGCCCTGTGCCGCTAACTGGCGCACTTCCTGAATGATATCCTCAGGACGTCTGCTCCGCTCTTTTCCTCGTGTATAAGGTACGATGCAGTACGTACAGAACTTATCACAGCCATACATAATGTTGACCCATGCTTTAATATTGCCGCGGCGCACTTTTGGAAGGTTTTCAATAACATCCCCTTCCTTAGACCATACTTCTATAACCATTTCCTTCGACATATACGCTTCTTGAAGAATGTTAGGAAGACGGTGGATGTTGTGTGTTCCAAATATCATATCTACCTGGTTATATGTTTTAAGAATCTTGTTAACAACAGATTCTTCCTGTGACATACATCCGCAGACACCAATTAGAAGATCGGGATTTTCCTTTTTTAAATGTTTAAGATGGCCAAGTTCGC
This window of the Cytobacillus pseudoceanisediminis genome carries:
- the miaB gene encoding tRNA (N6-isopentenyl adenosine(37)-C2)-methylthiotransferase MiaB — encoded protein: MMNEKQRLESQQVQTANPSDKKSVKDYSKYFETVYTAPSLKEAKKRGKEEVKYHKDFNIPEEFHGMGNGRKFYIRTYGCQMNEHDTEVMAGIFLGLGYEHTESVEDANVILLNTCAIRENAENKVFGELGHLKHLKKENPDLLIGVCGCMSQEESVVNKILKTYNQVDMIFGTHNIHRLPNILQEAYMSKEMVIEVWSKEGDVIENLPKVRRGNIKAWVNIMYGCDKFCTYCIVPYTRGKERSRRPEDIIQEVRQLAAQGYQEITLLGQNVNAYGKDFEDMNYGLGDLMDEMRKIDIPRVRFTTSHPRDFDDHLIEVLAKGGNLVEHIHLPVQSGSTDVLKIMARKYTREQYLELVRKIKAAIPEATFTTDIIVGYPNETEEQFEETISLYREVGFEAAYTFIYSPREGTPAAKMVDNVPMEVKKERLQRLNAVVNELSAEAMKKYKGQTVEVLVEGESKNNPEILAGYTRKNKLVNFKGPKTAIGKIVNVKVTDAKTWSLNGEMVEELDAVEVKQ
- a CDS encoding RicAFT regulatory complex protein RicA family protein — its product is MAKYTKDEIVERAKELARMIAETEEVDFFKRAEAQINENDKVSATITTIKGLQKQAVNLQHYGKAEALKKTEEKIAQLEQQLDEIPVVQEFKQSQVDVNELLQIVANTISNTVTDEVITSTGGNLLSGETGSKISNSSCTH